A stretch of the Filimonas lacunae genome encodes the following:
- the ahcY gene encoding adenosylhomocysteinase — MSTSVQKIDLSLPYKVADFSLAEWGRKEIRLAEAEMPGLMSLRAEYGASQPLKGARIAGCLHMTIQTAVLIETLVALGAEVRWSSCNIFSTQDHAAAAIAAAGIGVFAWKGQTQEEADWCIEQTLFFGNTDRPLNMILDDGGDLTNIVFDKYPELIQNIKGLSEETTTGVHRLYERMAKGTLPIPAINVNDSVTKSKFDNKYGCKESLVDSIRRATDVMMAGKVAVVAGYGDVGKGSAASLQGAGCRVIVTEIDPICALQAAMDGFEVKKMVDAVKEADIVVTTTGCRDIITGVHFKLMKDKAIVCNIGHFDIEIDMAWLNENYGKTKDTVKPQVDIYTIDGKDVIILAEGRLVNLGCATGHPSFVMSNSFTNQTLAQLELWTNSKNYENKVYVLPKHLDEKVARLHLAKIGVVLDELTTTQAEYLGVPQYGPFKADHYRY; from the coding sequence ATGTCTACAAGCGTACAAAAGATTGATCTGAGCCTTCCGTACAAGGTGGCAGATTTCAGCCTGGCTGAATGGGGCCGTAAAGAGATTAGACTGGCTGAAGCGGAAATGCCGGGTCTTATGTCCCTGCGTGCTGAATATGGCGCTTCTCAACCTCTGAAAGGTGCACGTATTGCTGGCTGTTTACACATGACTATCCAGACTGCCGTATTAATCGAAACCCTGGTTGCCCTGGGTGCTGAGGTACGTTGGAGCTCTTGTAATATATTCTCTACACAAGATCACGCTGCTGCTGCTATTGCTGCTGCAGGTATCGGTGTTTTTGCCTGGAAAGGTCAAACACAGGAAGAAGCGGATTGGTGTATTGAACAAACCCTGTTCTTCGGTAATACCGACCGTCCTTTGAACATGATCCTGGATGATGGTGGTGACTTAACCAACATCGTATTCGACAAATACCCTGAATTAATCCAGAACATCAAAGGTTTAAGTGAAGAAACCACTACCGGTGTGCACCGTTTATACGAAAGAATGGCAAAAGGTACTTTACCAATCCCTGCCATCAACGTAAACGACTCTGTAACTAAGAGCAAATTCGATAACAAATACGGTTGTAAAGAGTCTCTGGTAGATTCTATCCGTCGCGCTACCGATGTAATGATGGCTGGTAAAGTAGCTGTTGTTGCTGGTTACGGTGATGTGGGTAAAGGTTCTGCTGCTTCTTTACAAGGTGCTGGTTGCCGTGTAATTGTTACAGAAATCGATCCTATCTGCGCATTACAGGCTGCTATGGACGGTTTTGAAGTGAAGAAAATGGTAGATGCTGTGAAAGAAGCTGACATTGTAGTAACTACTACTGGTTGTCGCGACATCATCACTGGTGTACACTTCAAACTGATGAAAGATAAAGCCATCGTTTGTAACATCGGCCACTTCGATATCGAAATTGACATGGCATGGTTAAACGAAAACTACGGTAAAACCAAAGATACCGTTAAGCCACAGGTGGATATCTATACTATCGATGGTAAAGATGTAATCATCCTGGCAGAAGGCCGTCTGGTTAACCTGGGCTGTGCTACCGGTCACCCATCATTTGTAATGAGTAACTCTTTCACTAACCAGACTTTAGCTCAGTTAGAACTGTGGACTAACAGCAAAAACTACGAGAATAAAGTATATGTGTTACCTAAACACCTGGATGAAAAAGTTGCCCGTTTACACCTGGCAAAAATTGGTGTAGTGTTAGATGAATTAACTACTACCCAAGCAGAATACTTAGGTGTTCCGCAATATGGTCCGTTTAAGGCAGACCACTACAGATACTAG
- a CDS encoding Lrp/AsnC family transcriptional regulator codes for MAAKDSEKEEIAVQLPALDTKDLAILKLLQQNARITVREISEQVHLSTTPVHERIRRMEETGVIKQYATLVDHAKVKKGLMVICYVSLKQHNRSAGSKFIKAIQEMQEVIECYNISGEFDFMLKVVAENMDAYYNFHVNKLSQVENMGHLQSVFVMGIIKQTHQLVY; via the coding sequence ATGGCGGCAAAAGATTCTGAAAAAGAAGAAATAGCTGTGCAGTTGCCTGCATTGGATACCAAAGACCTGGCAATACTAAAGCTTTTACAGCAAAATGCGCGTATTACCGTGCGCGAAATTTCTGAACAGGTACACCTAAGCACTACTCCGGTACACGAGCGCATTCGTCGTATGGAAGAAACGGGGGTGATTAAGCAATATGCCACGCTGGTAGATCATGCAAAGGTGAAAAAAGGGCTGATGGTAATTTGTTATGTATCGCTCAAGCAGCATAACCGCAGTGCCGGTAGTAAGTTTATTAAGGCCATACAGGAAATGCAGGAGGTAATTGAATGCTATAATATCTCCGGCGAATTTGATTTTATGTTGAAAGTAGTGGCTGAAAATATGGATGCCTATTATAATTTTCATGTAAACAAGCTAAGCCAGGTAGAGAATATGGGGCATTTGCAAAGTGTGTTTGTAATGGGTATTATTAAGCAAACGCATCAGTTGGTGTATTAG
- a CDS encoding sialate O-acetylesterase, with amino-acid sequence MKKVLLVVLAITIARPLMAEVRLPSLISSNMVLQQQSAAHLWGWAGPADKVFVTTSWNHKIDSVVASRDAKWSIAIPTPVAGGPYTITIQSGNTIELQNVMIGEVWVCSGQSNMEMNAGWGPNALPEMTAELPGSANSKIRLFQSPRTAAAYPQDNITGSWKECNEASLKSFSAVGYFFGKSLQNKLDVPVGLINVSWGGTSADVWTPAEVIQNDLELSAASRKLTPYAWWPNTPGACYNAMIAPLLQMDIAGVIWYQGEGNTEISSTYNRVFSAMINSWRRGWNKQFPFYYVQIAPFTYGGKDAGAILREQQQATLNLPDVGMVVTTDLVDTITDIHPKQKRAVGNRLAAMAMSQTYHVDMGNCQSPVFSRMETGKGRVVCYFTHADNGLVIKGATVKECYIAGEDRRFVPATVKTEGDHIIVSSTAVAKPVAVRFGYSNAGIGNIFSTEGLPVAPFRTDNWSNAITDK; translated from the coding sequence ATGAAAAAAGTATTGCTTGTTGTGTTGGCTATCACTATAGCCAGGCCTTTAATGGCCGAAGTAAGGCTTCCTTCTCTTATTTCCAGTAATATGGTATTGCAGCAACAATCGGCTGCTCATTTATGGGGGTGGGCGGGGCCGGCTGATAAAGTGTTTGTAACCACTTCCTGGAATCATAAAATCGATTCGGTAGTAGCCAGCCGTGATGCCAAATGGTCTATTGCTATTCCCACACCTGTTGCGGGTGGCCCTTATACCATTACCATACAAAGTGGCAACACCATAGAACTGCAAAATGTAATGATTGGAGAAGTGTGGGTTTGTTCCGGACAGTCCAATATGGAAATGAATGCAGGCTGGGGGCCAAATGCGCTACCGGAAATGACTGCTGAGTTGCCTGGTTCGGCCAATAGTAAAATAAGACTATTTCAATCGCCACGTACGGCAGCTGCTTATCCGCAGGATAATATTACCGGTAGCTGGAAAGAGTGCAACGAAGCTTCGTTAAAAAGCTTTAGCGCCGTGGGATACTTCTTTGGCAAGTCATTACAAAATAAACTGGATGTGCCGGTAGGGTTGATCAATGTAAGCTGGGGCGGTACTTCTGCGGATGTGTGGACGCCCGCCGAGGTTATTCAAAACGATCTGGAGCTGAGTGCCGCATCACGCAAACTAACTCCCTATGCCTGGTGGCCTAATACTCCGGGAGCCTGTTATAATGCCATGATCGCTCCTTTGCTGCAAATGGATATTGCAGGTGTTATCTGGTACCAGGGAGAAGGAAATACAGAAATCAGCAGTACTTATAACCGGGTGTTCTCTGCTATGATCAACAGCTGGCGCAGGGGCTGGAACAAACAATTCCCTTTTTACTATGTACAGATAGCTCCCTTTACCTATGGTGGTAAAGATGCCGGAGCTATTTTACGTGAACAACAGCAGGCCACTTTAAACCTGCCTGATGTGGGGATGGTGGTAACTACCGACCTGGTAGATACCATTACTGATATTCACCCCAAGCAAAAGCGTGCAGTAGGCAACAGGCTTGCGGCTATGGCCATGTCACAAACCTATCATGTAGATATGGGCAATTGCCAAAGCCCGGTGTTTTCCAGAATGGAAACAGGAAAAGGCAGGGTGGTTTGTTATTTTACTCATGCAGATAATGGCCTGGTAATAAAGGGGGCAACAGTGAAAGAATGTTATATAGCAGGAGAAGACAGGCGTTTTGTGCCCGCTACTGTAAAAACAGAAGGCGATCATATTATAGTTTCCAGCACTGCTGTGGCAAAGCCGGTTGCCGTGCGTTTTGGCTATAGCAATGCCGGTATAGGTAACATCTTCAGCACCGAAGGTTTACCGGTAGCGCCCTTTAGAACAGATAACTGGAGTAACGCTATTACAGACAAATAG
- a CDS encoding SelT/SelW/SelH family protein, which produces MAYISSMTKQVVTIEYCPKCGWLLRAAYIAQELLTTFQEELGGVLLKPAEISGRFTVSVGGQEVFDRKREGRFPETKEIKQLVRDIACPDKSLGHSDKP; this is translated from the coding sequence ATGGCTTATATTAGCAGCATGACTAAACAGGTGGTAACTATTGAATATTGCCCTAAATGCGGCTGGCTTTTGCGCGCAGCCTATATAGCACAGGAACTGCTCACCACTTTCCAGGAAGAACTGGGCGGTGTGCTGTTAAAGCCGGCGGAAATCAGTGGACGCTTTACCGTATCGGTAGGAGGGCAGGAAGTGTTTGACCGTAAAAGAGAAGGCCGTTTTCCGGAAACCAAAGAAATAAAGCAATTGGTGCGTGATATTGCCTGTCCGGATAAAAGTCTGGGGCATTCGGATAAACCTTAA
- a CDS encoding sensor histidine kinase: protein MSFAERQKIHLLNIMILPSILPMICFALMNMYARPGLALLNTANVLCYLSVITLQVWNRYLSLRLYCIAATGIIFFAEALFYSNGMEFALLLTVICGLVLTEKTWHYLLLMLLVVAAFCYLQYYQRLALQLDKPMVIRVVGTVASCLLLLTAGLFYFRGIYVSYHQLVEGQKQLLEQQQVQLLQQQAELVQKNADLKALSESRQKILLTLAHDLHNPLSGIEALTNLMVQGVIGEHERNSLLQVISNTANRSLQQMQDVLDAQRFSDASYPLVKEEVFVSGMVQEVVGLLQFKAAEKQIHLQCTLPDTTVTIMANRLQLMRVLENLVMNAIKFSYLNSVVKIQATIADDWLLLSVCDEGMGIALDKQEFVFNDVSRVQQLGTKGEKSFGLGLSICRQIVERHGGYITLTPGKAKGCEFVASFPVKA, encoded by the coding sequence ATGTCTTTTGCCGAACGACAGAAGATTCATTTGCTCAACATTATGATTCTTCCTTCCATTTTGCCTATGATATGCTTTGCCTTGATGAATATGTATGCAAGGCCGGGACTGGCTCTACTGAATACTGCCAATGTGTTGTGCTATCTGTCTGTTATTACTTTACAGGTATGGAACAGATATTTGTCACTACGTCTTTATTGTATAGCGGCAACAGGTATTATATTTTTTGCGGAAGCTTTATTCTATAGCAACGGGATGGAGTTTGCGTTGCTGCTTACAGTGATATGTGGTTTAGTGCTTACTGAAAAAACATGGCATTACCTGTTACTCATGTTGTTGGTGGTGGCTGCATTCTGTTATCTGCAATATTATCAAAGGCTGGCACTGCAATTAGACAAGCCGATGGTAATAAGAGTAGTGGGTACGGTAGCTAGTTGCTTATTATTATTAACTGCGGGATTGTTTTATTTCAGAGGTATTTATGTGTCTTATCATCAGCTGGTAGAAGGGCAGAAGCAACTGTTGGAGCAACAGCAGGTGCAATTGTTACAGCAGCAGGCTGAGTTAGTGCAGAAGAACGCCGATTTAAAGGCTTTAAGCGAATCGCGCCAGAAAATATTGTTAACGCTGGCGCACGACCTGCATAATCCTTTAAGTGGTATAGAAGCGCTCACTAATTTGATGGTACAGGGTGTAATTGGTGAACATGAACGAAACAGCTTGTTACAGGTTATCTCAAATACAGCCAACCGGTCGTTACAGCAGATGCAGGATGTATTGGATGCGCAACGTTTTTCCGATGCCAGTTATCCGCTTGTAAAAGAGGAAGTGTTTGTTAGCGGCATGGTGCAGGAAGTAGTGGGGCTGCTGCAGTTTAAAGCGGCCGAAAAGCAAATTCATCTTCAATGTACATTACCCGATACTACTGTTACTATCATGGCAAACAGGTTGCAGTTAATGCGGGTGCTTGAAAACCTGGTAATGAATGCTATTAAATTCAGTTATCTCAATTCGGTTGTGAAAATACAGGCAACCATAGCCGATGATTGGCTGTTGCTTTCTGTTTGTGATGAGGGGATGGGCATTGCTTTGGATAAACAGGAGTTTGTTTTTAACGATGTAAGCAGAGTGCAGCAACTGGGAACAAAAGGCGAGAAATCGTTTGGTCTGGGACTGTCTATTTGCAGGCAGATAGTAGAGCGGCATGGTGGCTATATTACCCTTACGCCAGGAAAAGCAAAAGGATGTGAATTTGTAGCAAGTTTTCCGGTAAAAGCTTAG
- a CDS encoding GNAT family N-acetyltransferase, producing MSPCMQQGLSQFFMTIIDASLENIPQIQRIAYATWPSAYGEIISETQIHYMLATMYSTGILTKQLQEGHHFALAESEGKAIGFAGYAPTEDSKVYKLHKLYVLPNIQKEGAGKALLHYAIDFAKNAGAEKLQLNVNRSNNAKNFYEKNGFQVIGEEDIDIGNGYFMNDYVMEFSLQ from the coding sequence ATGAGCCCCTGCATGCAGCAGGGGCTTTCTCAATTTTTTATGACTATTATAGACGCTTCATTAGAGAACATCCCCCAGATTCAACGGATTGCGTATGCTACATGGCCATCGGCTTATGGAGAAATTATATCCGAAACACAAATTCACTACATGCTGGCAACCATGTACAGCACAGGTATTTTAACTAAGCAGTTACAGGAAGGGCATCACTTTGCTTTAGCAGAAAGTGAAGGCAAAGCCATAGGTTTTGCAGGCTACGCTCCTACAGAAGACAGTAAAGTATACAAGCTGCACAAGTTGTACGTGTTACCTAACATTCAAAAAGAAGGGGCCGGTAAAGCATTATTGCACTATGCCATCGATTTTGCCAAAAATGCTGGTGCAGAAAAGCTACAGTTAAATGTAAACAGATCTAACAATGCCAAAAACTTCTACGAAAAGAATGGCTTCCAGGTTATTGGCGAAGAAGACATTGACATTGGTAACGGCTATTTTATGAACGATTACGTAATGGAATTTTCTTTGCAGTAA
- a CDS encoding valine--tRNA ligase has product MELSKNFEPAQAEQKWYKHWQNKGYFNSKPDGRKAFTVVIPPPNVTGVLHMGHTLNETVQDILVRNARMSGYNACWVPGSDHASIATEAKVVQMLEKEKGIKKADLSREEFLKYAFEWKEKYGGIIYNQIERLGCSVDWDRVNFTMDDHYYKAVIKTFIDLYNKGLIYRGARMINWDPRAKTALSDEEVIYKDAVGKLYHVKYKVKDSDEYITVATQRPETIMGDTALCVNPTDERYAHLKGKKVIVPMVNREIPVIFDEYVDPAFGTGALKVTPAHDINDYNLGLKHNLEVIDTLNPDGTLSTAAQVYVGKDRFEARKLVVQQLTEEGLLVKVEENPTRVAYSERNPDTVVEPRISTQWWVKMKEITEPALKAVVDGDIKIHPGDKFLATYKHWLENVKDWCISRQLWWGQQIPAWYTKDGNFVVAATSEEAVEAFKKQNITVTAEDLKQDEDVLDTWFSSWLWPVEVFNGITQPGNEEINYYYPTSVLVTGQDIIFFWVARMVMAGMEYQKEIPFKDVYFTGMVRDKQGRKMSKSLGNSPDLLNLIDKYGADAVRFGIMISAPAGTDLLFDEDALNQGGSFNIKIWNALRLIKGWETRIDNTISSTSNTFALEWFDQRLQQVRSEIEKLIGQFRLSEALKTVYSLIWDDFCSWYLEWIKPGFKQPISAEVYQKTVNYFEQLLQILHPFMPFITEEIYHLLKEQTDDLCVKQYPENNFQPAAILKTGELLKQVITAIRDARNKNQLKPKDTIQLQIQASDPASYQIIESILAKQVNAEQVSFTTETVSNAVVVAVEKDKFFFTSNQEVDKTALKAELEKDLEYQQGFLESVMKKLSNERFIQNAKPEVVAIEKKKQADAEARIKTIQESLNNL; this is encoded by the coding sequence ATGGAACTTAGCAAAAACTTCGAACCTGCTCAGGCAGAACAGAAATGGTACAAACACTGGCAAAATAAAGGCTATTTTAACAGCAAACCCGATGGACGGAAGGCATTTACTGTGGTCATTCCACCGCCCAACGTCACCGGCGTGCTGCACATGGGCCACACCCTCAACGAAACCGTACAGGACATCCTGGTGCGTAACGCCCGTATGAGTGGTTACAATGCCTGCTGGGTACCCGGCAGCGACCATGCCTCTATTGCTACAGAAGCCAAAGTGGTGCAGATGCTGGAAAAGGAAAAAGGCATTAAAAAAGCCGACCTCTCCCGTGAAGAATTCCTGAAATACGCTTTTGAATGGAAAGAAAAATACGGTGGCATCATCTACAACCAGATTGAGCGTTTGGGATGTAGTGTAGATTGGGACCGTGTTAATTTTACCATGGACGACCACTACTACAAAGCGGTAATTAAAACATTCATCGACTTATATAATAAAGGCCTTATTTATCGCGGTGCCCGTATGATTAACTGGGACCCCCGTGCTAAAACAGCCTTGAGTGATGAAGAGGTAATATACAAAGATGCTGTAGGTAAACTGTACCATGTTAAATACAAGGTAAAAGATAGCGACGAATATATTACCGTAGCCACCCAACGTCCGGAAACCATTATGGGCGATACCGCATTATGCGTGAACCCTACCGACGAGCGCTATGCCCATCTGAAAGGTAAAAAGGTAATAGTGCCAATGGTGAACAGGGAAATACCCGTAATTTTTGACGAGTATGTAGACCCTGCTTTTGGTACCGGTGCCTTGAAAGTGACTCCTGCCCACGACATCAATGACTATAACCTGGGTTTAAAACACAACCTGGAAGTGATTGATACCTTAAACCCTGATGGCACGCTTAGCACTGCTGCACAGGTGTATGTGGGTAAAGACCGCTTTGAAGCCCGTAAACTGGTTGTTCAGCAATTAACTGAAGAAGGTTTGCTGGTAAAAGTAGAAGAAAACCCAACCAGGGTAGCTTATAGCGAGCGTAACCCCGATACGGTGGTAGAACCACGTATTTCTACACAGTGGTGGGTGAAAATGAAAGAAATTACCGAACCTGCCCTGAAAGCAGTAGTAGATGGTGATATTAAAATACACCCTGGCGATAAATTCCTGGCCACGTACAAACACTGGCTGGAAAACGTAAAAGACTGGTGTATCAGCCGTCAGCTTTGGTGGGGCCAGCAAATTCCTGCCTGGTATACCAAAGATGGCAACTTTGTAGTAGCTGCTACCAGCGAAGAAGCGGTAGAAGCTTTTAAAAAGCAAAACATTACTGTAACCGCAGAAGACCTGAAACAGGACGAAGACGTACTGGATACCTGGTTCTCCAGCTGGTTATGGCCGGTAGAAGTATTCAACGGCATTACCCAACCCGGTAATGAAGAAATAAACTACTACTACCCTACTTCCGTACTGGTAACCGGACAGGATATCATTTTCTTCTGGGTAGCACGTATGGTTATGGCCGGTATGGAATACCAGAAAGAAATACCATTTAAAGATGTGTATTTCACGGGTATGGTGCGCGATAAGCAAGGCCGTAAGATGAGTAAGAGCCTTGGCAACTCACCTGATTTATTAAACCTGATTGATAAATATGGGGCTGATGCTGTACGTTTTGGTATAATGATATCTGCGCCTGCAGGAACAGACTTATTGTTTGATGAAGATGCTCTTAACCAAGGCGGTAGCTTCAACATTAAAATTTGGAATGCCCTTAGATTGATAAAAGGCTGGGAAACCCGTATAGATAATACAATTTCCAGTACAAGTAACACGTTTGCTCTGGAATGGTTTGATCAACGTTTACAACAGGTTCGTTCAGAAATTGAAAAACTGATTGGACAATTCCGTTTAAGTGAAGCGTTGAAAACAGTTTACTCACTCATATGGGATGATTTCTGTAGCTGGTACTTGGAATGGATAAAACCTGGCTTTAAACAGCCTATTTCAGCAGAAGTATATCAAAAAACAGTTAACTACTTTGAACAGCTGTTACAGATACTGCATCCATTTATGCCTTTTATCACAGAAGAAATATACCACCTGTTAAAAGAGCAGACAGATGATTTATGCGTTAAGCAATATCCTGAAAATAATTTCCAGCCCGCTGCCATACTAAAAACAGGCGAGTTGTTGAAACAGGTAATCACTGCTATACGTGATGCGCGCAACAAAAACCAGCTGAAACCCAAAGACACTATTCAGTTACAAATTCAAGCCAGCGATCCGGCAAGCTATCAGATTATCGAAAGCATCCTTGCCAAACAAGTAAATGCTGAACAGGTAAGCTTTACAACAGAAACCGTGTCTAATGCAGTAGTTGTTGCTGTAGAAAAAGATAAGTTCTTCTTCACCAGTAACCAGGAGGTAGACAAAACCGCACTGAAAGCTGAATTGGAAAAAGACCTGGAGTACCAGCAAGGATTCCTGGAAAGTGTAATGAAAAAATTATCTAACGAGCGCTTTATACAGAATGCCAAACCGGAAGTAGTAGCTATTGAGAAGAAGAAACAGGCGGACGCAGAAGCGCGTATTAAAACTATTCAAGAAAGTCTGAATAATTTATAA
- a CDS encoding fatty acid desaturase translates to MHTKSQDFVWSTEPNPHHVRVRQISKQHPEVKELIGKNPSTIFFIIGLVTAQVAGAYLLKDSPWWLVFLVAYVVGAFVSHALWVMIHECSHGLLFKGKVPNLLAGILANFPHIFASSVSFQRYHLKHHAHQGEHDLDADLPDFWEARLVSNNPFSKMLWFLLFPVFQVCRTARLNIELFDRWVVINWIFQIAFDVAIIYFFGPKAFVYMLASFFFSVGLHPLGARWIQEHYLTLHPTQETYSYYGPLNKVAFNVGYHNEHHDFPSIPWNKLPQLKTKAPSYYDSLISHQSWTKLILLFIFNPKLSLYSRMLRKEKIKIEKETESKQPTAEAVA, encoded by the coding sequence ATGCATACCAAATCCCAGGACTTTGTTTGGTCTACAGAACCGAACCCCCATCATGTGAGAGTGCGTCAGATATCGAAGCAGCACCCGGAAGTAAAGGAGTTGATAGGGAAAAACCCTTCTACCATTTTCTTCATTATTGGCCTGGTAACCGCACAGGTTGCCGGAGCTTATTTATTAAAAGATTCCCCCTGGTGGCTGGTATTCCTGGTTGCCTATGTGGTAGGAGCGTTTGTGAGCCATGCTTTGTGGGTAATGATCCACGAGTGCAGCCACGGTTTGCTGTTTAAAGGCAAGGTACCTAACCTGTTAGCAGGTATCCTGGCCAATTTTCCGCATATTTTTGCCAGTTCGGTGTCATTTCAGCGTTATCACCTGAAGCACCACGCGCATCAGGGCGAGCACGATCTGGATGCCGATTTACCCGATTTCTGGGAAGCCAGGCTGGTAAGCAACAATCCTTTCAGTAAAATGCTGTGGTTTTTGCTGTTCCCTGTATTCCAGGTGTGCCGTACTGCCCGTTTGAATATTGAATTGTTCGACAGGTGGGTGGTAATCAACTGGATATTCCAGATTGCTTTTGATGTAGCTATTATCTACTTCTTTGGTCCTAAAGCGTTTGTGTACATGCTGGCCAGCTTTTTCTTCTCTGTAGGCCTGCACCCGTTAGGCGCCCGCTGGATTCAGGAGCATTATCTTACTTTACACCCTACACAGGAAACCTACAGCTACTATGGTCCGCTGAACAAAGTGGCCTTTAACGTAGGTTATCATAACGAACACCACGATTTTCCTTCTATTCCATGGAATAAACTGCCACAGTTAAAAACCAAGGCTCCTTCTTACTACGATTCTCTGATTTCGCATCAGTCGTGGACGAAGCTGATCCTGCTGTTTATATTTAATCCCAAGTTGAGCTTATACAGCCGTATGCTGCGTAAGGAAAAGATTAAAATAGAAAAAGAAACAGAATCCAAACAGCCAACTGCCGAAGCGGTTGCATAG